From Variovorax sp. PMC12, the proteins below share one genomic window:
- a CDS encoding Fis family transcriptional regulator, which produces MSKKHIEDCVRTSLDSYFRDLRGTEPDGMYEMLVRVVEKPLLDVVMTRAEGNQSKAAQWLGLNRNTLRKKLVEHKLLK; this is translated from the coding sequence CATCGAGGACTGCGTGCGCACCAGTCTGGACAGCTACTTTCGCGATCTGCGCGGCACCGAACCCGACGGCATGTACGAAATGCTCGTGCGCGTGGTCGAGAAACCCCTGCTCGATGTCGTGATGACGCGCGCCGAGGGCAACCAGTCGAAGGCCGCGCAATGGCTCGGCCTGAACAGAAACACGCTCCGCAAGAAATTGGTCGAGCACAAACTTTTGAAATAA
- the purH gene encoding bifunctional phosphoribosylaminoimidazolecarboxamide formyltransferase/IMP cyclohydrolase — MAQTALISVSDKTGILEFAQALHALGIKLLSTGGTAKLLADAGLPVTEVADHTGFPEMLDGRVKTLHPKIHGGLLARRDLPAHVAAIKEHGIDTIDLLIVNLYPFEATVAKPGCTLEDAIENIDIGGPAMVRSAAKNWKDVGVLTDASQYAVALAELKADGKLSDKTKFAFSVAAFNRIADYDGAISDYLSAIDFDASIGQGAPKRSLFPAQSNGRFVKVQDLRYGENPHQQAAFYRDLYPAPGSLVSAKQLQGKELSYNNIADADAAWECVKSFDVPACVIVKHANPCGVAVGKDAAEAYVKAFKTDPTSAFGGIIAFNRPVDGATAQEIAKQFVEVLMAPGYTPEALEVFQATKAKLNVRVLEIALPKGGTTDWDNGRNAMDVKRVGSGLLIQTADNHELSINDLKVVSKKQPTPQQLQDLLFAWKVAKYVKSNAIVFCANGMTMGVGAGQMSRLDSARIASIKAEHAGLSLKDTAVASDAFFPFRDGLDVVVDAGASCVIQPGGSMRDQEVIDAADERGVVMVLSGVRHFRH; from the coding sequence ATGGCTCAGACTGCACTCATCTCCGTATCCGACAAGACCGGCATCCTCGAATTCGCACAGGCGCTGCATGCGCTGGGCATCAAGCTGCTGTCCACCGGCGGCACCGCCAAGCTGCTGGCCGACGCCGGCCTGCCGGTGACCGAGGTCGCCGACCACACCGGCTTTCCCGAAATGCTCGACGGCCGCGTGAAGACGCTGCACCCGAAGATCCACGGCGGCCTGCTGGCGCGCCGCGACCTGCCGGCGCACGTGGCGGCCATCAAGGAACACGGCATCGACACCATCGACCTGCTGATCGTCAACCTCTATCCGTTCGAAGCCACCGTGGCCAAGCCCGGCTGCACGCTCGAGGACGCGATCGAGAACATCGACATCGGCGGCCCGGCCATGGTGCGCAGCGCGGCCAAGAACTGGAAGGACGTCGGCGTGCTGACCGACGCCTCGCAATACGCCGTGGCGCTGGCCGAGCTGAAGGCCGACGGCAAGCTCAGCGACAAGACCAAGTTCGCGTTCTCGGTGGCCGCGTTCAACCGCATCGCCGACTACGACGGCGCCATCAGCGACTACCTCTCGGCCATCGACTTCGACGCCAGCATCGGCCAGGGCGCGCCCAAGCGCTCGCTGTTCCCCGCGCAGAGCAACGGCCGCTTCGTGAAGGTGCAGGACCTGCGCTACGGCGAGAACCCGCACCAGCAGGCTGCGTTCTACCGCGACCTGTACCCGGCGCCCGGCTCGCTGGTGTCGGCGAAGCAGCTGCAGGGCAAGGAACTCAGCTACAACAACATCGCCGACGCCGATGCGGCGTGGGAATGCGTTAAGAGCTTCGACGTGCCGGCCTGCGTGATCGTGAAGCACGCCAACCCCTGCGGCGTGGCGGTGGGCAAGGACGCGGCCGAAGCCTACGTCAAGGCCTTCAAGACCGACCCCACCTCGGCCTTCGGCGGCATCATCGCCTTCAACCGCCCGGTCGACGGCGCCACCGCGCAAGAAATTGCCAAGCAGTTCGTCGAAGTGCTGATGGCGCCGGGCTACACCCCCGAGGCGCTCGAAGTGTTCCAGGCCACCAAGGCCAAGCTCAACGTGCGCGTGCTCGAAATCGCGCTGCCCAAGGGGGGAACCACCGACTGGGACAACGGCCGCAACGCCATGGACGTCAAGCGCGTCGGCTCGGGCCTGCTGATCCAGACCGCCGACAACCACGAGCTGTCGATCAACGACCTGAAGGTGGTCAGCAAGAAGCAACCCACGCCGCAGCAGCTGCAGGACCTGCTGTTCGCATGGAAGGTCGCGAAGTACGTGAAGAGCAACGCGATCGTCTTCTGCGCCAACGGCATGACGATGGGCGTGGGCGCCGGCCAGATGAGCCGCCTCGACTCCGCGCGCATCGCCAGCATCAAGGCCGAGCACGCCGGCCTCTCGCTGAAGGACACCGCAGTGGCCAGCGACGCCTTCTTCCCGTTCCGCGACGGCCTCGACGTGGTGGTGGACGCGGGCGCGAGCTGCGTCATCCAGCCGGGCGGCTCGATGCGCGACCAGGAAGTGATCGACGCAGCCGACGAGCGCGGCGTGGTGATGGTGCTGTCAGGCGTGCGCCACTTCAGGCACTGA